The genomic segment CACTGCTCTGCGCCTGGGCAAGCTGCTCCTGAAGCGTGCGCCGCTGGGACTCACTCTGGGCACGCTGCGCCTCCAGCACCTGGTTGTCGAGCTGCGCGAGGAGCTGGCCCTTTCGGACGCGCTGGCCCTCTTTCACAAAGAGCCCGATCACGCGTCCCCCCGTGGCCGCGCCGACACTGGTCTCGACCTCGCCGCGGAGCCGCCCCGACGCCGAGAGGCTCTCCACGACCAGCTTGCGCTGGGGGATGACCACCTCGACAGCCTGCGGCTTGTTCTGCGCGAGCAGGGCACCGCCGCCGAGAACGCCCACTCCGAGTAGGGCAAGGGCACCCCGGCTGAGCAGGGCATAGTTTCGTTTCATTTATTTGTACACCTCGTTTAGGTAGCCGTCCTCGATCCGTAGGATACGGTCGGCGGCGGCGGCAAGACGGTCATCGTGGGTGACCATGAGAAAGGTCACGCCCAGCTCACGGGCGATCTCCCGCATCAGGGCGAAGACCTCGGCACCGGAGCGTGAGTCCAGGTTGCCCGTGGGCTCATCGGCCAGCACCAGGCGGGGGCGGTTGGTCAGCGCACGGACAATGGCGGTGCGCTGCTGCTGCCCCCCAGACATCTGGTTGGTGCGCTTGTGGAGCTGCGAGCTCAGGCCCACACGGTCGAGGAGCTCTTTGGCGTAGGCGGTGTCCGACGGCTCAGGGCCGCCTTTCTGGATCGAGACTGGCATCAGGACATTCTCCAGGCAGGTGAACTCTTCGAGCAGGTGGTGGAACTGGAAGACAAACCCGAGCTTCTGCCCCCGGAGCTTGGCCAGCCCCAGAGAGTCTAGTGAGCCGATCTCGGTCCCATCGATCCAGGCACCGCCCTCGGTGGGCTGGTCCAGTGCGCCTAAGATATTCAGGAGCGTGCTCTTCCCCGACCCCGACTGGCCGATAATGGCGATAAACTCCCCGGCGTAGGCGACCATATCGACGCCATGGAGCACCTCGACGGCTTTTTCGGTGCCCAGGTTGTAGGTCTTCTTGAGCTGCTGGGTCTCAACAACGATCGGGCGACTAGCCACGGAGCACCTCCACGGGATCAAGACGGGCCGCGCGGCGGGCGGGCCACTGCGCGGCAAGGACGGTGGCGGTGACCACGGCGGCGTAGGCACCGGCGAAGATCCACCCATTGAGCGAGACGGGCGCGAGCTGGTCCACCCGGCCGTAGCGTGCGGGGAGGGTGATGCCATCCACGAGGCTCAGGAAGACATAGGCACCGACACAGCCCAGGAGCGCCCCCAGCACCGCAACCCCGAGCCCCTCTAGGGTGAAGATGCGCAGGATCTGCTGCTCGGACGCCCCCATGCTCTTGAGGATGCCGATCTGCTTGCTCTTTTGCAGCACCGAGACAATCAAGACGGCAGCGATCGCACACGACGATGTGATCAGCATAAAGCTCGTGAGGAGCGTTCGGATCGTGGTCTGGGTGCGGAAGCCATTGACCATCTGCTCGTTGTCGTCGAGCCAGGACTTGACTTTCAGGCGCGGGAACATTGCCCGCACCCGCGGCAGGGCCTCGTCCACGGCGAAGGGATCGTCGAGCTTGACCGCCACCTGAGAGACTCCAGTGCCCATGGCAAAGAGGGACTGCGCCGCCTTCAGAGGCACATAGACCTGGCTCTCATCGCTCTGGGGGTTACCGGTGTAGAAGAAGCCCGCGATCCGAAAGACCTGCGTGAACCCCTCCGACGACTGAATCCGCACCCGATCCCCGAGCTGGAGGCGCAGCTTCTCGGCGAGGGTCATGCCGACAACCACCTCATCAGGGCCGATCTCCGGCCAGCGCCCGGCGAGCAGGCTCTCTTTGAGTGAGATCAGGCGTTCCTGCTGTTCTGGGTTAGCCCCAACAAGGGTCACGGACTGGCGCTTGGAGCCCTTGAGCACAAAGGCATTGCCTTGCACCTGGGAGAGCGCGGTCTTGAGGCCACGCAGCGATCCTACCTGGGCCTCAAGCTCGGCTCCGTTGTTGATACGCGTGCTCTGCTGAAAGGTCTGCTGGGGCTCCGAGGTGTAGACGCGGTCGGAGCCGCTCGCCACTAGGAGGCTCTCTAGAGGCACGGGCTGAATATCTTTGGGCTCGATCGTGATGTGGGCGAGGGTGCGTAGCTGGTTGCCCATGAGCTTCTTGGACATTCCCGCGATACTGCCATTGACAAAGATAATCACCATAGTCGCAATGGCAACCGCGATAATAATTAAGATTGTCGTGCCACCGCCTGTCCGTAGGTGCCGCCAGGCGATCGTGCTCTCAAAACGCATCGGCTGGGTCTCCTAGGAAGGCAGTTTGAAGTCGTCGGGGGAGAGGGTGGGGTTGATCTCCGTGGCAACGACCTTGAGCTTCACCGAGGCCATTTTGGGGAGACCGTCCATCTTCACCCCCAGCTCCACGGGCACTTTGACTCCTTGGACGGTCTCGAAGCGCTCGTAGGTGAACTCCTGCTCGATACGCTTGTTGGCGGTCGTGGTCTGGACCACACGCTCTGCGAGGAGCGTCCCATCTGGGGCGAGGAGGTAGGTCCAGGCACACGCGCACTGCTCGACCTTGGGCTCGTCGCGGCCCTGCATCACCGGCATGAGCCGCGCCTCTCGGGTTCGGGTAAGCGAGCTGCCCTTGCGCTTGCCGATTGCGTCGGTCGGCTTGGCCTGGAGCGTGTCGTGGGTAATACTCAGTGCAAGCAGCCCGATCAGGCCGGTCTGCATGTTCGGGACAAAATCAAAGGGTACTTTCGCCGTGCCTAGCGGCGTCGTACCCGCCTTCGCGGTCCAGAAAACGCGGCCCTCGGCGGTCTCTTGGTGGATACGATTCAGCTTGCCGTTCTCCCAAAACTCCACGCGGCCACGCCGGTTCTTGAAGTCAAAGAGGAACCGTGTGCGCATCGACGGCCCCTTCATGCCCATCATGCGCACCTCCATCGCTGCCTCTTGGCGCAGGCTGGTAAGCGTTGTCAGCCCATGGGGTGCGGCAATCTTGCCCAGAAGCTCTTTCTCGTCTTGTCTCATTGATGTCCTATCTCTTCTTTAAATGGCTTTAGTGGCATTGGGACCTTAATCCAATCGGAGGGGATCGTGAAGCGTGTGGCCTCGACCGCGGCGTCTTCACGTGCGGTCACCTCCAGGCTCAGGCGAGTGGGGGGCGGAAAGTCTCCTTGGGGGAGGTTGCTGCCCTGAAACGCGAGCTGGATATCGGTCTTAAGGGGGTAGCCGGCGCGGGCACGGTCCACTTGCGAGACCAGCGAGCGCAAAAACGGCATCCCCAGCTCCCCGAGTGCCAGATAGACAAGCGGGGCAAACAGCGCAGTCTCCGTGGTGGATCGCGACGGCGAGAGCGTAATCGTCCCCGATGCCAGAAGCTGCGGTACCTTCATACCACCGCCAGGAAAGCCTCCGCCGCCAGGGAGCTGAGGCTCAAGCCGGAGCACCCCTTCGAGGGTTGTCTTTATGGGCTCGGTCGTGGAGTTTTCGCGCTTCTCTCGCTGGAGACGCGCGAAGATCGTGGTCTGGAGGCGAATCTGCGCGGGGACGTTGGCGGGGAGCTCGCCCATTCGAGAGGAGATATCCTCAAGCTTGCTCCAGCTCTGTGTGGAGTAGGTGCGGTTTGCTGGGTCGAGATGCGTGAGCTCGCGGCGTTTTTCGTCGAAGAGGAGCGAGAGCCCATCGGAGCGATCCAAGCGTGCGAGGCTACCACTCTGGTAGAGCGTGAAGGTGAGGCGGGGCTTGGCCTCGGGCGTGATCGTGCCACGGAGCGTGACATCGCCACGCACCGGGAGGCTAGTGACAAGCAAGCTGCCAAGAGAGAGAAGCCCGGCGAGAGCCCGGCGAGGCATTCTAGGGTGCACTAGTAGAGTTCTTCCTTTCGTGAGAGCGAACACCGTTGACGTAGTAAGTAAGACACAAGTGAGAGAACTAAGAGGACGAAAGGAGGAAGGCTCTGGGGGAGGGGTTGCCCGGCGAGAAGATGAGAAAACCCCGCTCCCAGCAGAAGAAACGTAAAACCAGCATAGGCCCACTCTCGGAGCCGTATGTCCTGGGTAAAGAGCGCCGCAGCCCCTGCCAGCTTAGCGACTCCCAGCATTCCCGGAAGAAACATAGGGTAGCCGAGCGCCTGAAGGGACGCCACCACACGCGGGTTTCCGGTGAGACTCATCACTCCAGAGCCGGTCATGGCGAGGGCAAACAGGCAGGTAGCAACCCACCCTAAGACTAGTTTCGGTGTACGTTTCATATTAATTGATCAGTCAGTCAATTTTATCATGAGCCAAGAGCTTGTCAAGAGGTGCGCGAAAAAACGTGATTGCCCCCGACGGTAAACCTCCGGGCTATGGGGTGGGCAAGCCGCCGTTCGCTTCGCTCAGATACATCGTCTACCGATGAGGCACGAGGAGGCGGCCGAAGGTCCAAGAGCCGGACGATCTCCGTCCTGGCAATCTCCGTGCAGGCTAGCCCTCGGTCGAGGAAGGCGAGGGGGACGCCAGTGTCCCTTGGAGGAAGTCGTCCACGAGCTGAAAGCGGACCTTGTCGAGCTCAAGCGCCTGGGCGCTGGGAATCTGCATCACCTCGCGGGAGAAGAAGAAGTGGAACATCGCCCCCATAAACCGGATGGTCGTGAGGGTGGGATCCAGGTCCACACGGAGCGTTCCGTTCTCGATATGTGTCCGAAAGATCCCCTCCAGCCGCGCGAAGACCTGCTTCTCCATCGCCTCGGTCATCAGGCGGGCGAACTCAGGGCGGCGGAGCGCCTCGCCCATGAGCACGCGCATCAGCTTGACAGTCTTGGGGTTGCTGAGGTCCCGAAGTACCATCCCCGTGATCTCGTAGAGAACGTCTTTGAGGGGGCGGCTTGGGTCGAAGGTCACCGGCGGGGGCTGGGGCATGCGGGAGAGCAGCGCCTCGCGCAGGAGCTCTAGCTTGTCGGTGAAGTAGTGGTAGATCAGCCCCGGCGAGGCGATTCCTGCGACACGAGCGACCTCTTTATTGCTCGTCCCCTCAAACCCCTTCTCGGAGAAGACTTCCAGAGCGGCATCGATAATCTGCTCCCGGCGCTCCTCAGGGGGCAGGTGCTTTCGCGTGGGATTGGACACAGGCAAGATAGTACCGCCGACCGAGCGAGCCGGCAACTGCGCTGTTATTCCACCGTAACGCAAGACAGGCTACAATGCAGGTATCGAAAGGAACTCACGACGATGTTCATTGCCCCTTGCCTTGCCGTCCTTGCCCTCCTGCCAGCTCCAAAAATCGACTCCTTTGAGGCAACACTCAAGGCGACCAGCTATGCCTACAAGGCCGATAAGGACGGTGACTACCATGTCGAGCTGAGCTGGGACGAAGAGAAGCGCTCCCAGCTGGTGCTGATCCGGGGAAAGGGAACCCTCATCACCGAGCCCAAGCAACAGGACACAACAAGTCGAGAGCTCTGGGCGGTCTGCTGGCAGGGCAAGGAAAAGCCCAGCGCTGAGATTGTCGAGAAGCTGGCGCTGAAGCACTACAAGCTTGGGGCCTTTCAGCTAGAAAAAGGCTCTAGCGGCACTTGGAGTGCCTACTACCGGGTCGATGTCCCAGAGGACGCTCCGGCGAGCTTTCTGCGCCAAGCCATCCGCATCACTGCCGAGGCCGCCGATGATATGGAAAAAGAGCTACTCGGCACCGACGACTTCTAGCCTGCGCGGCGGGGCCGCTTCCCAGCGCTCGTAGAGTCCCTCCGCGAGCGTTCGCACAAAGTCGCGGCCTTGGGGCCCGTTTTCCAGTGCCGCCAGCCAGTTCTCTGGGATCGCCGCGCTCCTGTGAAAGGCACCGGCTAGTGCGCCCGCCATCGCCGCGATGGTGTCGGCATCCCCCCCAAGCCGGACGGCGTAGAGGATGCAGTCGGGGAGGGAGTCCCAGCGCGAGAGAAAGGCAAAGAGCGCAGCCGGCACGGAGAGGGTGGCCGTGAGATCGGTGCCCAGCCGCGCCGCAACCACACAGGGCTCAGGCTCGGCGGCGAGAAAGCCCTCTACCTCCGCAAGCTTCTTGAGGAAGATCTCGTCGTGGGTGCCGGACCGGATAAAGCCAAGGAGCTGGGCCACATCCAGCTCGTCTGCTCCCTCCGCGACCTGCCGCAGGACCCCCGCAACCGCGAGAGCGATGACGACCGCTCCCTCGATGCCGTGGGGATGCGTGTGGGTGGGGAGGCTGGAGAGCCGTGCCTGCTCGCGAATCGTCGCTACCTCGCTGTCCCAGAAAAACGCCCCGATCGGCGCGACCCGCATCGCGGCCCCGTTGCCATAGCTTCCTCGCCCCCCGAAGACCTGGCGCGCGGGCTCGTCCCACGGCCGCCCCTGCTTGAGCGCATCCAGCACTCCGTAGGCACCCGGGCCGTAGCCACGCCACGGCTGAAAGTTGGTGGCAAAGCGCTGCGCCAGCGTCTCCGGGACGATCTCCCCCTCCTCGACCAGTATCTGCGCGACACCGATCGCCATCTGGGTATCGTCGGAGTAGCGTGCCTCTCCCGCCGCGACCTTTCCGCCCGTGATGAGCCCCAGCACCGCCGTGGCGAGCTCCTGCTCCCCGCGGGGAAGTAGGGGAAACCGATCAAGCTGCTCCGCCATGCGGACGCAGTCCCAGCCCTCTACCGGCAAGCCAATCGCATCGCCCACCATGGTCCCTAGAAGCATCCCAACAAAGTGCTCTTTCATGCTTTTACCTAATCCGAGCCCAGCCGTGCCAGCCGTGCGACTGTTCCTTGGAGGATCTCGCTGGTCTGCTGGAAGAGGGTGTAGAACATTGCCTCGCGCATCCGGCGCTGGGCGGGGTGGTCGAGGCTATTGGCTCCCCCCGATGCCGCCGCGACTCCGGTGTGTGCCGCACGCACGCCGAGCTCGATCGCCCAGGCACGGGCTTGGAGGGCCTGCTCGCGCCAGTCGAGGGCGGATCTATCCCCATCGGCGAGGGTGAAGCAGCGCTCGCGGCACTGCGCCAGCTCGGATTCCAGGGCATCGGCGGCTTGGGCGAGCACGGGGAAGGGTTTCTTGGTAGCAAGCTGGCGCAGCAGGCGGATGCTGCCTTGGGTCACCCCAAACATCGGGGCGACATTGTTACAGAGGTTGGCTGTGTCGCTGGCGGCGAGCTGCTCGGGCGAGGAGTCCCGCACCCAGTCGGACTCGGGGACAAAGAGGTCCGTGAGAGTGGCCTCGACCGTCTCCGTCGCGTTCATGGCGCAGAGCGGCAGGGGCGCCGAGACCCGCTGGTGCGCGCTCAGAGTGGCGGGGACATAGAGGTAGATGTGCTTGTCATCGGGGAGGTGCGCTCCGTAGATGGTGGCGGAGAGAACCGGCCAGCCGGTCACCCAGGGCGCGGTCCCATTAAGGAGCCAGCCGCCATCGACGGGCGTGGCGCGGAGCATGGGCTGGGGACGGCGCAGGTGTCCAAACCCAACCCCGACATAGTGCTTGCCGGTGATCATCTCTGCCAGAAAGCGCTCCCGCAGCGAGGGGTTGGCGCTGTTGGCGAGCTGTCCACACGAGCCCAGGTGCTGGATCAGGACAAAGTAGGTCGTCCCACACGCCCCGCAGAGTGCCTCCACCAGCCCTCGTCGGAAGGCATCGCCGCCAAAGGTGCCATCGGCGAGCCCTGCGGCGGCGAGCGACTCGAGGTTCTCTCGGGGCACGAGGCCGCTCTGGTCCACGCGCTCGGCATTGGGCTCAAGGAGGTCGTCACAAATCCGCTGGGCCTCGGCGAGGCGGGCAAGTTCTTGTTCGGTCACGGCTAGAGTGTACCCAGTGCGGGCCGGACCGCCTCCGCAAGACGGCGGATCGTCGCATGGATTTGTTCCGGGGTGAGACCGGCCCAGCTGGGCTCCAGGTTGATCACATCGAACTCCGTCTCGGCGCGGAGGGTCGCGATCTGCTCCGCGACACTCTCCGGGCCGCCGACCAGGAAGTTGATCGGGTGTCCACAGAGCTCCCAGGGATCGTCGGGCTCGGGGGTCTCCGCCGGGATCTTGCCCTCGTCCCGGAAGCGCCGCCAGAGGGTTCGGAGCGCGGGCTCCAGCTCCGCCATTGCTGTGGCATTGTCGGGGCCGACATAGACCGGGCGGTTGGCGGCGATCAGGCCCGTGCCGCCGGAGTCGAGGTAGGCCTGGCGGTACTGCTTGTACTGCTCCGGGGTGCGCAGGTGGGAGTACATCACGTTCATCCCCAGCCGCCCGGCGTTCTGCGCGCTTCCCACACTGTTGACCGCTTGCCAGCTCCGGGAGTGCAGGGTGGGACTGGCGTGGGGCAGGCTCTCGGGATCGGCCCAGGCCGCCAAAATCTCCCCAAGAGCATCTGCGAAGTTCTCATGCCGCTCCTGCTCCGAGACCAGCGCCTTCCCAAAGAGCACCGACTCCGTGGGCGAGCTACCGCTCCCAAAACCGGGAGCGAGCCGTCCCTGCATCAGCGTGTCCGCCACCGCGGCCTGCTCCGCAATCGCCAAGGGATGGTGCAGGTTCAGGCAGATAATGGCCGTCCCGAGCTGAATCTGCGTGGTCTGCGCCGCCAAGTGCTGCGCAAAGAGCAGGGGCCAGGGGAGGTGGCCGTAGTGGACATAGCGGTGGTGCTCGCTGAACCAGTAGTAGTCAAAGCCCAGCGAGTCGGCGAGGCGGACGTAGCCCGCCACCTCCGCAAAGACCTCGCCCGATGCTCGCTCGCGCGGGGCCTCCACATGGTCGGTGAGCGCAAAGCGCAGCGGGTTGGGCATGAGTCTCTACGAGAACGGGTAGGGGGCGTAGACCTTGGCGGTCTCCTGGCGGGCCTTCTCCTCGCGCTCTTCCTGGTCCGAGTCGCCGCGGAGTGCGTGGACAATGATATCGCGGACCTCTTCGGGCGAGTCTACCAGGTAGAAGAGGTCCATGTCCTCGGGGCTGATCTTCCCGTGTACCAGGACAGAGCTTCGGAGCCACTCGACCAGCCCGCCCCAGAACTCGCTCCCCACCAGGATCACGGGGAAGTTATGGATCTTGCCGGTCTGGATCAGGGTCAGCGACTCCATCAGCTCATCGAGGGTGCCAAAGCCGCCGGGGAAGATCACAAAGGCTTGGGCATAGCGCACCAGCATGGTCTTGCGGACAAAAAAGTAGTGAAAGTCAATGGTCTCGGTGCAGTAGGGGTTGATGTGCTGCTCGAAGGGAAGCTCGATATTGAGCCCGATGCTCTGCACCTTCGCCTCCGACGCGCCTTTATTGCCCGCCTCCATGATCCCGGGGCCACCGCCCGTGATGATATTGAAGCCCGCCTCCCCGATCAAGCGCGCCGTCTCGACCGTCATCTGGTACTGGGGATCGTCGGGCTTGGTGCGCGCCGAGCCAAAGATGGTCACGGCAGGTCCAAGGTCTCCGAGGGCATCGAAGCCCTTGACAAACTCGCTCTGGATACGCAGGACGCGCCAGGAGTCGGTGGGCCAGGCCTCGCCGCGGTGCTGGCGCTGGGGAGTGAGCAGGTGCTCATCACGGGTGGATTTTCGTTGTGTCATTGTGTGTCTTTCTAGGATTCTTCAGGGTTAGGGAGTAGCGCACGGATCGTACGGTGCGCCTCGGGAGCAGCGAGAGGAGCAATCGTTTCGTCTTCGGTATACTCCAGCACCGAGCGATAGCCCTCCTCGCTGGGATCACGGTGGACAAAGAGCCGCCGCCCCCGCACATCGAGCGCCCAGTAGTCCTCGATCCCTGCGCGGGCATAGAGCCGCGCTTTCTGATTGCGGTATTGGGAGAGAGTAGCATCGGAGATCTCGATCAGAAGCAAGATATCCACTGCACCGGGCGCTTGCGTTTGGTAACTCTCGACGCTCTGTCGAAGGACGGCAATATCGGGCTCGGGGTCGTTGTAGCTCTGGTCTTCGGAGGCGATCTCGATGGGGTCTTGCTCTTGGACCACCTCCTCCCCAAAGACCGTAAAGAGCCAGTTTCGTACCCGTCGAAGTCCGAGGACATGGCGGCGGTTCTTGGGCATCTTCGTGTAGATAATCCCCTCGATCAGCTCGAAACGCTCGGGGAGAAGCTCCAGCTCCTTCAGGCGCAGGCAGGCCTCTCGTGTCCAGCGCCAAGGCGGCGGGCTGTCGGAGAGGACTACGGTAGGCGGCTGACTCAGAGTGGGCATTGTTTAGGTGTTGGGGAAGAGGCGTGCGAGAGCACCTCCAACCACATCCGCAGCGGCCTGTCCTGCACCGCGGCTCTTGAGGTTGCCTTCCGCATCGAAGAGGAAGTAGTAGGGCACCCAGGCTTGGTCGTTGCCAAAGGCATCGGCGAGCTTGTGCTCGTTGTCGATGGCGCAGGGCTCCGTGATGGAGAACTGCTCCAGCGCGGCCTCGACCTTGGCAAGGTCGGTCTCGTCTTCCTCGCGCGGCATGTGAACAGCGATCACCCGTAGCCCCTCGGGAGCGTAGGCGGCTTTCCACTCCTTGAGGCGTGGGAGATTGTTCTTGCAGATGTAGCAGGAGAGCGACCAGAAGTGGATCAAGACAGGTGAGCCGAGAAGGACTTCTCGGCCCACCTTGCCATTGCGCCACTCGGTCGCGCCGGTCAGCTCCGGCAGCGGGGAACCGGTTCGCAGGGCCATGGATGCTTAGCTTCCTGGGGTCAGGTTCTTGGTGCCGGGCTTCCAGTTGGCGGCGCAGAGCCCCCCGGACTGGAACGCCTGGAGTGTCCGCAGGACCTCATCGACATTGCGCCCGACGTTGTTGGCGTTGAGGGTCGCGTGCTGGACAATCCCATTGGGGTCGATGATGAAGAGGCCGCGGAGCGAGTGCCCTTCGTCTTCCAGGAGGACGCCGTAGTCTGCCGCGATCTTGCGGGTCATGTCGGCGATAATCGGGTAGTTGGTCCCGGCGATCCCGTTCTGGTCACGGGGCGTGCGCACCCACGCGCGGTGGGAGTAGACCGAGTCGGTGGAGGCACCTAGGATCTCACAGTCGACATCCTGGAACTCTTCCAGGCGGTCGGCCAGCGCGAGGATCTCGGTGGGGCAGATGAAGGTGAAGTCGAGCGGGTACCAGAAGAAGACCAGCCACTTGCCTCGGTAGTCCGAGAGGGAGATATTCTTGATCGGGTCCGCCGCGCCGTCGCCCGGAAAAGCGGCGGGTGCGGTAAAGTCAGGTGCGGGTTTACCAACGAGCATGTTAAAAACTATCCTTGTGAGTTTTGGGCACGAGGCCCTGTTTGAACGACCCCATTTTACCCGCTCGGGTTCCCAAAATGATCGCCTCCTCTGAACCGCCCCGATGAACCGGGGCGTCCTACTGTCGTCGCAAGCTCCGACACGAAGGCCTCCGGCCATACCGAATTATGGGCGCAGCCCTTTGTGTCCGAGGCACGAGGACAGCAAGACGCTCCCGTTCATGGGAGCGATTAACTGTCCAACGGGGGCGGTCTAAGACGGGAGCGAGCTAGTTGGGCATGACCATGTAGCCGACCTTGGTGGCGTAGCCGAGGCCCACCCAGATCGCGGAGTTGATGACATCGCCCAGCACCAGCCCCAGAAAGAAGGGGAGAAAGAACTGGTAGCCCTTCATCCCGCCGTAGCGCTGGATGATCGACTTGGCGAGCCAGCCCACAAAGAGTGAGAGCCAGAGCATCTTGATCGCCCAGACACCCGCGCAGAGAATCCCAATCGGGTGGACTCCGAAGTTGAAGCGCGCGCGCAGAAAGAGCAGGCCCAGAAAGACCACAAAGCCCGTCAGCAGGTGCAGGCCGTTGCTGATATCTCCCTTAAAGGGCACCGATGCCGCGCCGCCCAGGAAGTTCAGGGGCCTTTCCGGGCTCCAGTGGTAGGTGAACTCA from the Armatimonas rosea genome contains:
- a CDS encoding ATP-binding cassette domain-containing protein → MASRPIVVETQQLKKTYNLGTEKAVEVLHGVDMVAYAGEFIAIIGQSGSGKSTLLNILGALDQPTEGGAWIDGTEIGSLDSLGLAKLRGQKLGFVFQFHHLLEEFTCLENVLMPVSIQKGGPEPSDTAYAKELLDRVGLSSQLHKRTNQMSGGQQQRTAIVRALTNRPRLVLADEPTGNLDSRSGAEVFALMREIARELGVTFLMVTHDDRLAAAADRILRIEDGYLNEVYK
- a CDS encoding ABC transporter permease, which gives rise to MRFESTIAWRHLRTGGGTTILIIIAVAIATMVIIFVNGSIAGMSKKLMGNQLRTLAHITIEPKDIQPVPLESLLVASGSDRVYTSEPQQTFQQSTRINNGAELEAQVGSLRGLKTALSQVQGNAFVLKGSKRQSVTLVGANPEQQERLISLKESLLAGRWPEIGPDEVVVGMTLAEKLRLQLGDRVRIQSSEGFTQVFRIAGFFYTGNPQSDESQVYVPLKAAQSLFAMGTGVSQVAVKLDDPFAVDEALPRVRAMFPRLKVKSWLDDNEQMVNGFRTQTTIRTLLTSFMLITSSCAIAAVLIVSVLQKSKQIGILKSMGASEQQILRIFTLEGLGVAVLGALLGCVGAYVFLSLVDGITLPARYGRVDQLAPVSLNGWIFAGAYAAVVTATVLAAQWPARRAARLDPVEVLRG
- a CDS encoding DoxX family protein; its protein translation is MKRTPKLVLGWVATCLFALAMTGSGVMSLTGNPRVVASLQALGYPMFLPGMLGVAKLAGAAALFTQDIRLREWAYAGFTFLLLGAGFSHLLAGQPLPQSLPPFVLLVLSLVSYLLRQRCSLSRKEELY
- a CDS encoding TetR/AcrR family transcriptional regulator C-terminal domain-containing protein, which encodes MSNPTRKHLPPEERREQIIDAALEVFSEKGFEGTSNKEVARVAGIASPGLIYHYFTDKLELLREALLSRMPQPPPVTFDPSRPLKDVLYEITGMVLRDLSNPKTVKLMRVLMGEALRRPEFARLMTEAMEKQVFARLEGIFRTHIENGTLRVDLDPTLTTIRFMGAMFHFFFSREVMQIPSAQALELDKVRFQLVDDFLQGTLASPSPSSTEG
- a CDS encoding ADP-ribosylglycohydrolase family protein; this encodes MKEHFVGMLLGTMVGDAIGLPVEGWDCVRMAEQLDRFPLLPRGEQELATAVLGLITGGKVAAGEARYSDDTQMAIGVAQILVEEGEIVPETLAQRFATNFQPWRGYGPGAYGVLDALKQGRPWDEPARQVFGGRGSYGNGAAMRVAPIGAFFWDSEVATIREQARLSSLPTHTHPHGIEGAVVIALAVAGVLRQVAEGADELDVAQLLGFIRSGTHDEIFLKKLAEVEGFLAAEPEPCVVAARLGTDLTATLSVPAALFAFLSRWDSLPDCILYAVRLGGDADTIAAMAGALAGAFHRSAAIPENWLAALENGPQGRDFVRTLAEGLYERWEAAPPRRLEVVGAE
- a CDS encoding acyl-CoA dehydrogenase family protein, with amino-acid sequence MTEQELARLAEAQRICDDLLEPNAERVDQSGLVPRENLESLAAAGLADGTFGGDAFRRGLVEALCGACGTTYFVLIQHLGSCGQLANSANPSLRERFLAEMITGKHYVGVGFGHLRRPQPMLRATPVDGGWLLNGTAPWVTGWPVLSATIYGAHLPDDKHIYLYVPATLSAHQRVSAPLPLCAMNATETVEATLTDLFVPESDWVRDSSPEQLAASDTANLCNNVAPMFGVTQGSIRLLRQLATKKPFPVLAQAADALESELAQCRERCFTLADGDRSALDWREQALQARAWAIELGVRAAHTGVAAASGGANSLDHPAQRRMREAMFYTLFQQTSEILQGTVARLARLGSD
- a CDS encoding LLM class flavin-dependent oxidoreductase, which gives rise to MPNPLRFALTDHVEAPRERASGEVFAEVAGYVRLADSLGFDYYWFSEHHRYVHYGHLPWPLLFAQHLAAQTTQIQLGTAIICLNLHHPLAIAEQAAVADTLMQGRLAPGFGSGSSPTESVLFGKALVSEQERHENFADALGEILAAWADPESLPHASPTLHSRSWQAVNSVGSAQNAGRLGMNVMYSHLRTPEQYKQYRQAYLDSGGTGLIAANRPVYVGPDNATAMAELEPALRTLWRRFRDEGKIPAETPEPDDPWELCGHPINFLVGGPESVAEQIATLRAETEFDVINLEPSWAGLTPEQIHATIRRLAEAVRPALGTL
- a CDS encoding TIGR00730 family Rossman fold protein, which gives rise to MTQRKSTRDEHLLTPQRQHRGEAWPTDSWRVLRIQSEFVKGFDALGDLGPAVTIFGSARTKPDDPQYQMTVETARLIGEAGFNIITGGGPGIMEAGNKGASEAKVQSIGLNIELPFEQHINPYCTETIDFHYFFVRKTMLVRYAQAFVIFPGGFGTLDELMESLTLIQTGKIHNFPVILVGSEFWGGLVEWLRSSVLVHGKISPEDMDLFYLVDSPEEVRDIIVHALRGDSDQEEREEKARQETAKVYAPYPFS
- a CDS encoding Uma2 family endonuclease encodes the protein MPTLSQPPTVVLSDSPPPWRWTREACLRLKELELLPERFELIEGIIYTKMPKNRRHVLGLRRVRNWLFTVFGEEVVQEQDPIEIASEDQSYNDPEPDIAVLRQSVESYQTQAPGAVDILLLIEISDATLSQYRNQKARLYARAGIEDYWALDVRGRRLFVHRDPSEEGYRSVLEYTEDETIAPLAAPEAHRTIRALLPNPEES
- a CDS encoding redoxin domain-containing protein encodes the protein MALRTGSPLPELTGATEWRNGKVGREVLLGSPVLIHFWSLSCYICKNNLPRLKEWKAAYAPEGLRVIAVHMPREEDETDLAKVEAALEQFSITEPCAIDNEHKLADAFGNDQAWVPYYFLFDAEGNLKSRGAGQAAADVVGGALARLFPNT
- a CDS encoding peroxiredoxin, which encodes MLVGKPAPDFTAPAAFPGDGAADPIKNISLSDYRGKWLVFFWYPLDFTFICPTEILALADRLEEFQDVDCEILGASTDSVYSHRAWVRTPRDQNGIAGTNYPIIADMTRKIAADYGVLLEDEGHSLRGLFIIDPNGIVQHATLNANNVGRNVDEVLRTLQAFQSGGLCAANWKPGTKNLTPGS